GGTGTGCGTGACCCCGCCGGGCGGGCATGGGACCCCCGATATGACCACTGCCGTATGGCCGGGTGGCGTGACCTGCATGGACATACCATCGCTTCGCGCGATGATCGATTCCGTGTGTGTTCCGGACATGTTCGCCGCGATCCCGCCCGGACTGGTCTCCCTGCTTGATTCGCATATCAAATATTAACGCCCGCCGTCTCTCCTTCCAATGCGTCCATGACCGCCTCGTGCAGCATCATGCGGCCGGTCAATACGTCGAGCTTGCGACGGTCCACGGTGTTCGACTCCAATAACCGGTGGACGCGCACCGTCCTTTTCTGCCCCTGACGGTGTAATCGGTCGCATGCCTGACGGTAGTCGTCGAACGACCAGGGCAGGCTGGTCCACACGATCTCGTGTCCCCCGTCCTGGATGTTCAGCCCGTATTTCGCGGCCTGGGGGTGGGCGGCCAGGAGCGGGACGCGGCCGTTGCGCCATTCCTCCAGCACGCCTTGCTCATGCACCTCGCGCATGCCGGGGAAGCGTGCGCGCATGCGCTCCAATTCGTCGGTGAACTGGTAGAACACGAGCACCGGGCCGTCCGCCGCTGATATGATGTCCGCCAACGCGTCGAGCTTCACGTCGTCCACGTGCCGGATCGTCCCTTCCGGATCGTCCGCGTCCGGGTACAGGCAGCCGCACGTCAGTTGGGCCAGCTTCGCGGTCAGGACGCCCGCGTTGGCGACGGTGACGGTCGTCCCGTCATCCAGGTCGGCGACCATCTGCCGACGCAGCCGGTCGTACGTGTCCCGGGTCGGTTTCGGCATGTCGAGCCAATGGTCGGTCTCGATCAGGGACGGGAGTCCGGGCAGTTTGTCGCTTGCCTTCATGGAGAGGCAGAACGGTTCGATGAGGTCGAGGATCTCCTGTTGGGCGCCGTCGCGGGGCGTGTAGTCGATGGGCTGCCGGCGGCCGCCCATGTCGATGTACCGGGTGGGCGTGAACCAGCGTTCCCGGTAGCGGGTCATGGACCGTTCCAACGTTTCGGACCGGTCGATGACCGCGATTTCGCCCCACAGGTCCAATAGGTTTTTGGTGGCGGGCGTGCCGGTCAGTCCGAGCGCCCAACGGGCCTTCCTCGCATGACGGCGCAATACGAGCCCCCGGTTGGAGCGGGGCGTCTTGTAGCCGGACAGTTCGTCCACGACGAGGCCCGTCCACGGCCAGTCCCCCACCTTCCCGTCCAGCCATTTGAGGTTGTCCTGCCCGATGA
This DNA window, taken from Bifidobacterium longum subsp. longum JCM 1217, encodes the following:
- a CDS encoding SNF2-related protein, with amino-acid sequence METPLHDYQKQAIRFALKAFASPSRGCGLFLEPGLGKTLTSIAVMDIMHAADPHARFLVIAPALVARNSWPDELERWKGMHSLTWAVAVGTPRQRSQALDAGADVTVIGQDNLKWLDGKVGDWPWTGLVVDELSGYKTPRSNRGLVLRRHARKARWALGLTGTPATKNLLDLWGEIAVIDRSETLERSMTRYRERWFTPTRYIDMGGRRQPIDYTPRDGAQQEILDLIEPFCLSMKASDKLPGLPSLIETDHWLDMPKPTRDTYDRLRRQMVADLDDGTTVTVANAGVLTAKLAQLTCGCLYPDADDPEGTIRHVDDVKLDALADIISAADGPVLVFYQFTDELERMRARFPGMREVHEQGVLEEWRNGRVPLLAAHPQAAKYGLNIQDGGHEIVWTSLPWSFDDYRQACDRLHRQGQKRTVRVHRLLESNTVDRRKLDVLTGRMMLHEAVMDALEGETAGVNI